A part of Prinia subflava isolate CZ2003 ecotype Zambia unplaced genomic scaffold, Cam_Psub_1.2 scaffold_98_NEW, whole genome shotgun sequence genomic DNA contains:
- the LOC134546506 gene encoding feather keratin Cos2-2-like encodes MSCCKPCDPCCQPCGPCPLASSCNECCVRQCQSSHVVIEPPAVLVTLPGPILSSSPQNTAVGSSTSAAVGNILSCGGVPITSGSFDISCITNCYGGSRCRPC; translated from the coding sequence ATGTCCTGCTGCAAGCCCTGTGAcccttgctgccagccctgcggcccctgcccactggccagcagctgcaatgagtgctgtgtcaggcagtgccagagctcccaCGTCGTCATTGAGCcgcctgctgtgctggtgaccctgcccggccccatcctcagctcctccccacaGAACACTGCCgtgggatcctccacctctgctgctgttggcaacatCCTCAGCTGTGGAGGAGTGCCCATCACCTCCGGGAGCTTTGACATCTCCTGCATCACCAACTGCTATGGTGGCAGCAGATGCCGGCCCTGCTAA
- the LOC134546495 gene encoding feather keratin Cos2-2-like, with translation MSCCKPCDPCCQPCGPCPLASSCNECCVRQCQSSHVVIEPPAVLVTLPGPVLSSFPQNTAVGSSTSAAVGNILSCGGVPITSGSFDISCITNCYGGSRCRPC, from the coding sequence ATGTCCTGCTGCAAGCCCTGTGAcccttgctgccagccctgcggcccctgcccgctggccagcagctgcaatgagtgctgtgtcaggcagtgccagagctcccaCGTCGTCATTGAGCcgcctgctgtgctggtgaccctgcccggccccgtcctcagctccttcccacagaacactgccgtgggatcctccacctctgctgctgttggcaacatCCTCAGCTGTGGAGGAGTGCCCATCACCTCTGGCAGCTTTGACATCTCCTGCATCACCAACTGCTATGGTGGCAGCAGATGCCGGCCCTGCTAA